The following proteins come from a genomic window of Paenibacillus swuensis:
- a CDS encoding carotenoid biosynthesis protein, whose translation MTNRKLFWGWYAIGLGLMLFYHVPGPLQFANGLFLLFYAAYALWIGKDYYSTHPFMGWRIVALIVLTYALEYCGTVTGFPFGPYEYTPLLGFAPVKVPIAISSAWVGVMASALALSRARSVAMRAVEVGVYAVLFDLVLDPVAAARGFWNWQTEGWSWVYYGVPLQNFAGWFAAAALLSLLFPMKRRNDFTTSSKREALRLYQAMLLMFGLLAMKEGMLLPGALSVVFCLVAEGVQQYGYSSSKKQAV comes from the coding sequence ATGACCAACCGTAAGCTGTTTTGGGGATGGTATGCCATTGGACTGGGCTTAATGTTGTTCTACCATGTACCGGGGCCGCTACAGTTTGCTAACGGCCTGTTTCTGCTTTTCTACGCAGCTTACGCGCTTTGGATCGGCAAGGATTATTATAGTACGCATCCCTTTATGGGATGGAGAATCGTGGCTTTGATTGTGCTTACTTACGCCTTGGAATATTGCGGCACGGTAACCGGGTTCCCCTTCGGGCCATATGAGTACACCCCGTTGCTCGGATTCGCGCCTGTTAAAGTACCCATCGCGATTTCAAGCGCCTGGGTAGGGGTGATGGCCAGCGCATTGGCGCTTTCCCGTGCCCGCAGCGTAGCCATGAGGGCTGTGGAAGTAGGTGTTTATGCCGTCTTGTTCGATCTGGTGCTTGATCCTGTCGCGGCCGCGCGGGGCTTCTGGAATTGGCAGACCGAAGGCTGGTCATGGGTGTATTACGGGGTTCCCCTTCAGAACTTCGCAGGATGGTTTGCGGCCGCGGCACTGCTTTCTCTCCTATTTCCCATGAAGCGCAGGAACGACTTCACGACTTCCTCTAAGCGGGAGGCGCTTCGTTTATATCAAGCCATGCTGCTCATGTTTGGCTTGCTGGCTATGAAGGAAGGTATGTTGTTACCGGGAGCGTTGTCGGTCGTGTTTTGTCTGGTTGCGGAAGGGGTACAGCAATATGGTTATTCAAGCTCAAAAAAGCAAGCGGTTTAA
- a CDS encoding lysophospholipid acyltransferase family protein, which yields MVIQAQKSKRFNAIFRRYNEWYLLRRHFHSFHVRGQADPLRSGPVLYVMNHSSWWDGLLAYHAEQTLSERDHYIMMDEKQLQKFRFFCKIGAFSIDKSSAAGTVQSLKYALKLLQQGRSVWIFPQGDIKHQELRPLELHSGAGYMLERCPDTTVIPVTLYYTLGLHQKAEASMMFGEALNHSWAELGRKAAMSFIQEKLEEQLDRHKSWIVQDHLQELALFRPYLGTGKSTSDRFEHFGKWVSRWNPFSGS from the coding sequence ATGGTTATTCAAGCTCAAAAAAGCAAGCGGTTTAACGCCATTTTTCGAAGGTATAATGAGTGGTATTTGCTGCGAAGACACTTTCACTCTTTCCATGTCAGGGGACAGGCGGATCCCCTTCGGTCGGGTCCGGTCCTGTATGTGATGAACCACAGTTCCTGGTGGGACGGTTTGCTGGCTTACCATGCCGAGCAGACTCTATCTGAGCGGGATCATTACATTATGATGGATGAGAAACAATTACAGAAATTTCGTTTTTTTTGCAAAATCGGCGCCTTTTCCATCGATAAATCGTCGGCTGCCGGAACCGTGCAGTCGCTTAAATACGCTTTAAAACTTTTACAACAAGGCCGCTCGGTTTGGATTTTCCCGCAAGGCGACATCAAACATCAGGAATTGCGGCCGTTGGAGCTTCATTCAGGCGCGGGGTATATGCTGGAACGTTGTCCGGATACAACCGTCATTCCGGTAACGTTATATTACACATTAGGTTTGCATCAAAAAGCGGAAGCATCCATGATGTTCGGTGAGGCATTGAATCATTCATGGGCTGAGCTTGGGCGAAAAGCCGCCATGAGCTTCATTCAAGAGAAACTGGAGGAGCAACTCGACAGGCACAAAAGCTGGATTGTGCAGGATCATCTGCAGGAGCTTGCCTTATTTCGTCCTTATCTTGGTACCGGAAAATCAACGAGTGACCGTTTTGAACACTTTGGGAAGTGGGTGTCGAGATGGAATCCTTTCTCTGGGTCATAA
- a CDS encoding glycosyltransferase → MESFLWVITALLTVQLMFVIWNTAQFPKAVLPDSNSPVQTVHSGQERMTKVSILIPARDEERNIDSCLRSVSQQRAEGLDYEIIVLNDRSSDKTGTIAEEYARKFSRIRVLEGREPAAGWTGKSYACHQLAEEATGDILFFMDADARLEPGALSALTAFATRQGSGIVSGFPRQETETLIEKLVVPMMMYTISCHLPVALVHGTHDPKFAAAHGAALLIHRDTYRDIGGHAAVRSDLVDDMAIVRKAKEGKHPVSLIEMYSWVRMRMYRNGSEVWNGYKKNLFPGVGRNPVIMAGILSIYTILYLVPPLMLLPALFFANDWIIPAILSSVLAMLTKSYSDRKNGLSGYLGLAIALSAGILICIALDSWLSSGSGKGYEWKGRRYL, encoded by the coding sequence ATGGAATCCTTTCTCTGGGTCATAACCGCACTATTAACAGTTCAATTGATGTTCGTCATATGGAACACGGCTCAATTTCCTAAGGCGGTCCTTCCGGACTCGAATAGTCCTGTGCAAACCGTTCACTCCGGGCAGGAGAGGATGACTAAAGTTTCGATATTAATTCCGGCCAGGGATGAGGAACGGAACATCGATTCATGTTTACGTTCCGTATCTCAACAACGAGCGGAAGGATTGGATTATGAAATTATTGTTCTTAATGACCGATCCTCGGACAAAACAGGTACGATTGCCGAGGAATACGCGAGAAAGTTTTCCCGAATCCGGGTGTTGGAAGGACGGGAGCCCGCGGCTGGTTGGACGGGGAAGTCTTACGCCTGCCATCAGTTAGCGGAAGAGGCTACGGGGGACATCCTGTTCTTTATGGACGCGGATGCGAGATTAGAGCCGGGTGCTTTATCCGCGCTCACGGCATTCGCAACCCGTCAAGGCAGCGGTATCGTGTCCGGGTTTCCCCGTCAGGAAACTGAAACACTCATCGAGAAGTTGGTGGTGCCCATGATGATGTACACCATCTCTTGTCACCTGCCTGTCGCCCTTGTTCACGGGACGCATGATCCGAAATTCGCCGCCGCACATGGAGCGGCTTTACTTATTCATAGGGACACGTATAGAGATATAGGCGGTCATGCGGCTGTCCGGAGCGACTTGGTCGACGATATGGCTATAGTTCGCAAGGCCAAAGAGGGCAAACATCCGGTGTCTTTAATCGAGATGTATTCGTGGGTAAGGATGCGCATGTATCGGAACGGATCGGAAGTATGGAACGGATATAAGAAGAACCTGTTTCCGGGTGTAGGCCGCAACCCAGTGATTATGGCCGGTATTTTAAGCATATATACGATCCTGTATCTCGTCCCGCCACTGATGCTTCTTCCGGCCTTGTTCTTTGCGAACGATTGGATTATCCCGGCAATTCTCTCGAGCGTACTCGCAATGTTGACCAAAAGTTATTCCGACCGCAAGAACGGTTTATCCGGGTATTTGGGATTGGCTATTGCTTTGAGTGCGGGAATACTGATCTGTATTGCCCTCGACTCCTGGCTTAGCAGCGGTTCAGGCAAAGGTTATGAGTGGAAGGGGCGGAGGTACCTATGA
- a CDS encoding phytoene desaturase family protein, with protein sequence MKYSSDSRVAIIGGGLGGLACAIRLAASGCKVTVCEQQPELGGKLQRVQDAGYRFDRGPSTITMLDSFRSVFTSAGKQMDEYLTFYPIHPLTRNVFADGSVVDLVQDRGVMEEQIAAYSPEDALRYRGFMKEAGELYRIGEQQFMSKLLVDWKDKLSLPLAASLFRIRPFTSLQSLLSRYFRHPNTLALFGRYATYVGSSPYQAPSIFTMLASLEADRGIYGVYGGTYEIVRAFARLATELGVEILTDTKVHRIIVAAGRVTGLETNRGEIQSDIVVANGDVLSISEHLLSPAERPSMTDNRINKYEPSLSGFVTLLGIQDKDPHLRHHTVFYPEDYEAEFEDIFKRRVAPRKPTLYICCTSETETDTAPEGHSSLFVLANAPYLSDQWNWEREKSAYGDLIVERLERACGLRDLASRTHLRMHYTPQDLHRDTSAHRGAIYGISSNGSAQTFTRPSNRSKDVRGLWFVGGTTHPGGGTPVVTASGRMVAERILRDEIGWNH encoded by the coding sequence ATGAAGTATTCCTCAGACTCAAGAGTGGCAATTATCGGCGGGGGCCTTGGCGGTTTGGCATGCGCCATTCGATTGGCCGCATCGGGTTGCAAGGTCACCGTCTGTGAGCAGCAGCCCGAGCTTGGCGGAAAATTGCAGCGTGTACAGGATGCGGGTTATCGGTTTGACCGCGGACCCAGCACAATTACGATGTTGGATTCATTTCGCAGTGTATTTACATCCGCAGGGAAGCAAATGGACGAATATTTGACCTTTTATCCCATTCATCCGTTAACTCGCAACGTATTTGCTGACGGAAGCGTAGTGGATCTGGTGCAAGACCGAGGAGTCATGGAGGAGCAGATTGCCGCATATAGTCCCGAAGACGCCTTGCGATATCGCGGCTTTATGAAGGAGGCCGGCGAATTATACCGGATCGGCGAACAACAATTCATGAGCAAGCTGCTCGTGGACTGGAAGGACAAACTGAGCCTGCCGCTCGCGGCAAGTCTATTTCGTATACGTCCTTTTACTTCGTTACAATCATTGCTGAGCCGATATTTCCGGCACCCGAATACGCTTGCTCTATTCGGTCGTTATGCTACCTATGTGGGTTCTTCTCCCTATCAGGCACCTTCAATTTTCACGATGCTCGCATCCCTAGAAGCGGATCGAGGCATCTACGGGGTTTATGGAGGGACCTACGAAATTGTACGCGCGTTTGCGCGGTTAGCGACGGAGCTGGGTGTCGAGATTCTAACGGATACCAAGGTTCATCGTATTATTGTGGCTGCAGGGCGGGTTACCGGTCTTGAAACAAATCGCGGGGAAATTCAATCGGACATTGTAGTTGCCAATGGGGATGTTCTTTCCATTTCTGAGCATTTGTTGTCTCCGGCGGAACGCCCTTCCATGACTGACAACCGGATTAACAAATATGAGCCCTCCCTGTCAGGTTTCGTAACGCTTCTTGGCATTCAAGATAAGGACCCGCATCTCCGTCATCATACCGTATTTTACCCTGAAGATTATGAAGCGGAATTCGAAGATATTTTCAAGCGCCGGGTTGCGCCCCGCAAGCCAACCTTATATATTTGTTGTACATCGGAAACGGAGACAGATACCGCTCCCGAGGGACACAGCTCCTTGTTCGTGTTAGCCAATGCGCCTTATCTCAGCGACCAATGGAACTGGGAGCGGGAGAAATCGGCTTACGGCGACCTTATCGTTGAGCGGCTGGAGCGTGCGTGCGGACTGCGGGACCTCGCGTCCCGCACACATTTGCGAATGCACTATACACCGCAGGATCTGCATCGAGACACTTCGGCTCACCGGGGCGCGATCTATGGAATCTCCTCTAACGGTTCCGCGCAGACTTTCACCAGGCCCTCTAACCGATCAAAGGATGTTCGAGGCTTATGGTTTGTCGGCGGAACGACCCATCCCGGCGGGGGAACACCGGTGGTTACGGCATCGGGCCGCATGGTGGCTGAACGTATTTTGCGTGATGAAATAGGGTGGAACCACTAA
- the fni gene encoding type 2 isopentenyl-diphosphate Delta-isomerase, whose product MTYTTPDPAEALRLLGEGTERRKSQHIEICLNEDVQGRNITTGLERYRFVHNPLPELAFSAISTETSFLGRAMRAPLVVSSMTGGTKRAERINRALAEAAQHRGWAMGVGSVRAAVENQQLADTFRVREYAPDIPIFSNVGAVQLNYGFGAEEARRAVDLVHADGLVLHLNSMQEVFQPEGDTDFSGLLRRIDRLCSVLEVPVGVKEVGWGIDGATALKLLGAGVRFIDAAGAGGTSWSQVEKHRSGDPLRQAAAEAFAGWGIPTAESVRAVRAAVPQGTLIASGGLATGVDAAKSIALGADLAGFGRQLLADADGPDATERLVRRFEQTELELRIAMFGIGVSCLKDLRGTERLVAIAER is encoded by the coding sequence ATGACTTACACAACGCCTGACCCAGCAGAAGCATTAAGGTTGCTCGGGGAAGGAACCGAGAGACGGAAATCACAACACATCGAAATATGCCTCAACGAGGATGTACAAGGCCGGAACATCACCACAGGCTTGGAACGATATCGCTTCGTTCATAACCCTTTGCCGGAGTTGGCGTTCAGCGCTATTTCAACAGAAACGTCCTTCCTTGGAAGGGCGATGCGAGCTCCGCTGGTGGTCTCCTCCATGACGGGAGGAACGAAGCGGGCTGAACGGATTAACCGCGCCTTAGCGGAAGCGGCGCAGCACCGCGGCTGGGCCATGGGTGTTGGCTCTGTCCGGGCGGCGGTGGAAAATCAGCAATTGGCGGACACATTTCGTGTTCGCGAATATGCTCCCGATATCCCGATTTTCTCCAACGTCGGCGCGGTGCAGTTAAACTACGGCTTCGGCGCGGAGGAGGCCAGGCGTGCGGTTGACCTCGTTCACGCCGATGGATTGGTGCTGCATTTGAATTCCATGCAGGAAGTGTTCCAGCCGGAAGGCGATACGGATTTCAGCGGCTTGCTTCGCCGGATCGACCGCCTCTGCTCCGTGCTGGAGGTGCCTGTCGGCGTCAAGGAGGTTGGCTGGGGCATCGACGGCGCGACGGCGCTGAAGCTGCTGGGCGCCGGCGTCCGGTTTATCGACGCGGCGGGCGCCGGCGGCACCTCCTGGAGCCAGGTCGAGAAGCATCGCTCGGGCGATCCGCTCCGGCAAGCGGCGGCGGAAGCGTTCGCCGGCTGGGGCATCCCCACCGCCGAGAGCGTCCGCGCCGTGCGTGCGGCGGTGCCGCAGGGCACGTTGATCGCGAGCGGCGGGCTCGCCACAGGCGTGGATGCCGCCAAGTCCATCGCGCTGGGCGCTGATTTGGCGGGCTTTGGCCGTCAGCTGCTGGCGGATGCGGACGGTCCGGATGCGACAGAGCGGCTCGTACGTCGTTTCGAGCAGACCGAGCTGGAGCTGCGAATCGCGATGTTCGGCATCGGCGTAAGCTGCCTGAAGGATCTGCGCGGGACGGAACGACTCGTGGCTATCGCGGAAAGATAG